Proteins co-encoded in one Callospermophilus lateralis isolate mCalLat2 chromosome 2, mCalLat2.hap1, whole genome shotgun sequence genomic window:
- the LOC143386180 gene encoding prorelaxin H2-like, which translates to MSHLFLIQHLGIWLLLSQVSTAPQPGWWEEAVQMCGRQLVREVINICGHVTWNRPVRYPHRRSADIMPSSLNEDAGAFNMMLGFSPNLPQHLRATPSERLPLSLELQRQEPALEDSKPSPEELKDIIHNRQGEAENSLPKLEYLSLNTHSRKKRQINEDSLTEKCCQHKCTRRFLLKFC; encoded by the exons ATGTCTCACCTGTTCTTGATCCAACACCTAGGAATCTGGCTGCTGCTGAGCCAAGTTTCCACAGCACCCCAACCAGGATGGTGGGAAGAGGCTGTTCAGATGTGTGGTCGCCAATTAGTCCGAGAAGTGATCAACATTTGTGGTCATGTGACCTGGAACAGGCCAGTGAGATATCCCCATCGGAGATCTGCAG aTATCATGCCATCCTCCCTCAATGAAGATGCAGGTGCCTTCAATATGATGTTGGGATTCAGTCCTAATTTGCCACAACATCTGAGGGCAACACCATCTGAGAGGCTGCCATTGTCACTAGAGCTACAACGACAAGAACCTGCATTAGAGGATTCAAAGCCTAGTCCTGAAGAGTTGAAAGATATTATTCACAATAGACAAGGGGAAGCAGAAAATAGCCTTCCAAAATTAGAATACTTAAGCTTGAATACTCATTCCCGAAAAAAGCGACAGATCAATGAAGATTCGCTGACTGAGAAATGTTGCCAACATAAATGTACCAGAAGATTTCTGCTTAAATTTTGCTAA